The proteins below are encoded in one region of Cololabis saira isolate AMF1-May2022 chromosome 11, fColSai1.1, whole genome shotgun sequence:
- the trappc13 gene encoding trafficking protein particle complex subunit 13 isoform X2 → MDVNQTKQEHLLALKVMRLTKPTLFTNLPVTCEDRDLPGDLFGQLMKEDPSTIKGAETLMLGEMLTLPQNFGNIFLGETFSSYISVHNDSNQVVKDILVKADLQTSSQRLNLSASNSAVAELKPECCIDDVIHHEVKEIGTHILVCAVSYTTHYGEKLYFRKFFKFQVLKPLDVKTKFYNAETDEVFLEAQIQNITTSPMFMEKVSLEPSMMYNVTELNIVASGDQGESTFGKMSYLQPMDTRQYLYCLKPKPEYAEKAGVIKGVTVIGKLDIVWKTNLGERGRLQTSQLQRMAPGYGDIRLSLETIPDTVNLEEPFEIVCKITNSSERTMDLVLEMCNTISIHWCGISGRQLGKLSPGASLLLPLTVFSSVQGLQSISGLRLTDTFLKRTYEYDDIAQVCVICPYMSNEC, encoded by the exons ATGGATGTAAATCAGACCAAACAGGAGCATTTGCTTGCGTTGAAAG TGATGCGGTTAACAAAACCAACGCTCTTCACTAACTTGCCAGTGACGTGTGAAGATCGAGATTTACCAG GTGACTTGTTTGGTCAGCTCATGAAGGAGGACCCCTCCACCATCAAAGGAGCAGAGACATTAATGCTGGGAGAGATGCTCACATTACCCCAGAACTTTGG AAATATTTTTCTCGGTGAGACCTTCTCCAGTTATATAAGCGTACATAATGACAGCAACCAAGTCGTAAAAGACATCCTTGTGAAG GCCGACCTACAGACGAGCTCCCAGAGGCTCAACCTATCCGCCTCAAACTCTGCTGTCGCAGAACTCAAACCTGAATGCTGCATTGATGATGTCATTCACCATGAAGTCAAAGAGATTGGGACACACAT TTTAGTTTGTGCGGTCAGTTACACCACTCACTACGGGGAGAAGCTCTATTTTCGGAAATTCTTTAAATTCCAG GTTTTGAAGCCGCTGGATGTAAAGACAAAGTTCTACAACGCAGAG ACAGACGAAGTGTTTCTGGAAGCTCAGATCCAGAACATCACCACCTCACCGATGTTCATGGAGAAAGTGTCTCTGGAACCGTCTATGATGTACAACGTCACAGAGCTCAACATAGTCGCGTCTGGGGATCAAGG AGAATCCACATTTGGGAAAATGTCCTACCTACAGCCCATGGACACACGGCAGTACTTATACTGCCTGAAGCCAAAGCCGGAGTACGCAGAGAAGGCCGGCGTCATCAAGGGAGTGACGGTCATAGGCAAACTCGACATCGTTTGGAAGACCAACCTCGGGGAGAGGGGGAGGCTGCAGACCAGTCAGCTTCAGAGAATG GCTCCAGGGTATGGTGACATCAGGCTGTCTTTGGAGACGATTCCAGATACCGTAAACCTCGAAGAACCTTTTGAGATCGTCTGTAAAATAACCAACTCCAG TGAAAGAACCATGGACCTGGTGTTGGAAATGTGCAACACGATTTCAATCCACTGGTGTGGTATCTCAGGGCGACAGCTGGGAAAACTCAGTCCCGGAGCCTCGCTGTTGCTCCCCCTCACAGTCTTCTCCTCCGTTCAGGGCCTGCAG AGCATTTCTGGGCTGAGACTCACAGACACGTTTCTGAAAAGGACATACGAATACGATGACATTGCACAAGTGTGTGTAATCTGTCCTTATATGAGCAACGAGTGCTAG
- the trappc13 gene encoding trafficking protein particle complex subunit 13 isoform X1: MDVNQTKQEHLLALKVMRLTKPTLFTNLPVTCEDRDLPGDLFGQLMKEDPSTIKGAETLMLGEMLTLPQNFGNIFLGETFSSYISVHNDSNQVVKDILVKADLQTSSQRLNLSASNSAVAELKPECCIDDVIHHEVKEIGTHILVCAVSYTTHYGEKLYFRKFFKFQVLKPLDVKTKFYNAESDLSSVTDEVFLEAQIQNITTSPMFMEKVSLEPSMMYNVTELNIVASGDQGESTFGKMSYLQPMDTRQYLYCLKPKPEYAEKAGVIKGVTVIGKLDIVWKTNLGERGRLQTSQLQRMAPGYGDIRLSLETIPDTVNLEEPFEIVCKITNSSERTMDLVLEMCNTISIHWCGISGRQLGKLSPGASLLLPLTVFSSVQGLQSISGLRLTDTFLKRTYEYDDIAQVCVICPYMSNEC; the protein is encoded by the exons ATGGATGTAAATCAGACCAAACAGGAGCATTTGCTTGCGTTGAAAG TGATGCGGTTAACAAAACCAACGCTCTTCACTAACTTGCCAGTGACGTGTGAAGATCGAGATTTACCAG GTGACTTGTTTGGTCAGCTCATGAAGGAGGACCCCTCCACCATCAAAGGAGCAGAGACATTAATGCTGGGAGAGATGCTCACATTACCCCAGAACTTTGG AAATATTTTTCTCGGTGAGACCTTCTCCAGTTATATAAGCGTACATAATGACAGCAACCAAGTCGTAAAAGACATCCTTGTGAAG GCCGACCTACAGACGAGCTCCCAGAGGCTCAACCTATCCGCCTCAAACTCTGCTGTCGCAGAACTCAAACCTGAATGCTGCATTGATGATGTCATTCACCATGAAGTCAAAGAGATTGGGACACACAT TTTAGTTTGTGCGGTCAGTTACACCACTCACTACGGGGAGAAGCTCTATTTTCGGAAATTCTTTAAATTCCAG GTTTTGAAGCCGCTGGATGTAAAGACAAAGTTCTACAACGCAGAG AGTGACCTCAGTTCTGTG ACAGACGAAGTGTTTCTGGAAGCTCAGATCCAGAACATCACCACCTCACCGATGTTCATGGAGAAAGTGTCTCTGGAACCGTCTATGATGTACAACGTCACAGAGCTCAACATAGTCGCGTCTGGGGATCAAGG AGAATCCACATTTGGGAAAATGTCCTACCTACAGCCCATGGACACACGGCAGTACTTATACTGCCTGAAGCCAAAGCCGGAGTACGCAGAGAAGGCCGGCGTCATCAAGGGAGTGACGGTCATAGGCAAACTCGACATCGTTTGGAAGACCAACCTCGGGGAGAGGGGGAGGCTGCAGACCAGTCAGCTTCAGAGAATG GCTCCAGGGTATGGTGACATCAGGCTGTCTTTGGAGACGATTCCAGATACCGTAAACCTCGAAGAACCTTTTGAGATCGTCTGTAAAATAACCAACTCCAG TGAAAGAACCATGGACCTGGTGTTGGAAATGTGCAACACGATTTCAATCCACTGGTGTGGTATCTCAGGGCGACAGCTGGGAAAACTCAGTCCCGGAGCCTCGCTGTTGCTCCCCCTCACAGTCTTCTCCTCCGTTCAGGGCCTGCAG AGCATTTCTGGGCTGAGACTCACAGACACGTTTCTGAAAAGGACATACGAATACGATGACATTGCACAAGTGTGTGTAATCTGTCCTTATATGAGCAACGAGTGCTAG
- the LOC133454616 gene encoding uncharacterized protein LOC133454616, with the protein MKTSDTSRTEDGVEKKNKHLNLRESPALRNAVQEQLPLNAASGEDVDGSPVQKRLSLGSRENKRSINRPWFEVQLARDPNNEYFSGKVITKECELTCLEGESEKGESHRSGDENEDQKSSAHTLQTQRTYQTDNVSLKPVVCDVGQDTSIVLFLLEAGKQTKPTNVKWKSVKIRKELNEPPHITKTAKGCKFKGQCLLEMYTIDRRKTIKIKPVKNRYKTITPEATTVSHTTTEQTKTNNIPEKNVSTNKENMPSKESFAPLPVTPAMMHTEMTTEGSLAETTIATTEAQGPSAGVSDQVIPGGVEGPTITMNPEPLNNYASEIREYITEMRETTTKTSLSGLRMKEVVQDIMDKLHKEKEKEITSVSWMEKGREADRSNPRRVLSKPLEAVHKGATDVYQKMTGELVPLCGGLIQRTEAGWKHCMERFRQPASMTFPFRAAPGAGKLEKEPARNSPPSTDDENDHFYFFNGVLKRVQNNFYPDDKRHRRRSFDNREEGVTREREKGDTGGNFLSYIQSLNERNKVKHLK; encoded by the exons ATGAAAACCTCAGACACATCCCGTACAGAAGATGGTgttgagaagaaaaataaacacttgaatttgaGAGAAAGCCCTGCTCTGAGAAATGCTGTCCAAGAACAGCTTCCTTTAAATGCTGCTTCGGGTGAAGATGTAGATGGATCTCCCGTTCAGAAGCGACTCTCGTTGGGGTCCAGAGAGAACAAAAGATCCATAAATAGGCCATGGTTTGAGGTGCAGCTTGCTCGGGATCCTAATAACGAATATTTTAGCGGTAAAGTAATCACAAAAGAATGTGAGTTGACATGCCTGGAGGGAGAAAGCGAAAAAGGAGAATCCCACAGAAGTGGTGATGAAAATGAAGACCAGAAGAGTTCGGCACACACGCTGCAAACACAGCGCACATATCAAACAGATAATGTCAGTTTAAAACCTGTGGTATGTGACGTGGGGCAAGACACTTCAATTGTTCTTTTCCTTCTAGAAGCAgggaaacaaacaaaaccaacaaatgtGAAGTGGAAATCAGTAAAGATCCGGAAAGAGCTGAACGAGCCTCCACACATCACCAAAACTGCAAAGGGATGTAAATTCAAAGGCCAGTGTTTGTTAGAAATGTATACAATAGACAGAAGAAAGACAATAAAGATAAAACCAGTTAAGAACAGGTACAAAACCATTACGCCTGAAGCGACTACAGTGTCTCATACAACAACAGAGCAGACAAAGACTAATAATATACCTGAGAAAAATGTGAGTACCAATAAGGAAAATATGCCATCAAAGGAGTCATTCGCACCTTTGCCGGTCACACCGGCAATGATGCACACTGAAATGACAACAGAAGGATCTCTAGCTGAAACAACCATTGCAACCACGGAGGCACAGGGACCAAGTGCTGGAGTCTCTGACCAAGTCATTCCAGGTGGAGTTGAAGGACCTACAATCACAATGAACCCAGAACCTTTAAACAACTACGCGTCAGAAATCAGAGAATACATCACAGAGATGAGAGAAACTACAACTAAAACCTCGCTCTCAGGCCTGAGGATGAAAGAAGTCGTCCAAGACATCATGGACAAACTtcacaaagaaaaagagaaggagaTAACTTCAGTAAGCTGGATGGAAAAGGGAAGGGAAGCAGATCGCAGTAACCCTAGACGGGTACTTTCAAAACCTCTAGAAGCTGTTCACAAAGGAGCCACAGATGTTTATCAGAAG ATGACAGGTGAACTGGTGCCACTCTGCGGAGGTTTGATCCAGCGCACTGAAGCTGGGTGGAAACACTGCATGGAGAGGTTTAGACAACCAGCATCCATGACGTTCCCCTTCAGGGCGGCTCCAGGTGCAGGAAAGCTGGAGAAAGAACCTGCCAGAAACAGTCCTCCCTCCACTGACGACGAGAATGATCACTTCTATTTCTTCAACGGAGTTTTAAAAAGGGTCCAGAATAATTTCTATCCCGATGACAAGAGGCACAGACGAAGGAGCTTTGATAACAGGGAGGAAGGAGTtacgagagaaagagaaaaaggagacACCGGTGGGAACTTTCTCAGCTATATCCAGAGCCTTAATGAGAGGAATAAGGTCAAACATCTGAAATGA